The DNA sequence atatttatatgtttataggtttatctattttctcttagatcaatcatgctcatatagcaaaaaaatcatactcatatagacatgttattttcattttgtaatttagatcttcttagtcattatttagttcacttaaaccttttccgattagGGTAACTAAAGTTTTGTTTCACTCTATTACAAAgatatgtattacatgtattatttatttttgactataaGGAGGTGAATTTCTTTATTaggaaacatatagcgtgacaaattattgttcatatattgaataattatttttgattaatgagattcatatatatataactatgtatattgaattctttattcaaataattatttttgatttttacgtgattatttattgttcatatatttagaactttatttgattaaagttaagattataagattaattaatttgtgatttcttcctatacacataataataatctcacctaataactaataatattacttctttaatttttaattgtatcactttcaaataacataaaaaaaactagcataaaataaaaactagcaCCTAATAATATAGTatcaaaataatactaaaaaaaataaaattttaacattaattttttcttatattctAATCACAATACtaaaatttacaataaaaaaatattctttattattatactaatttattaaattatctcacattataatatttatataaatataaaaatttaatcataaacacaatattttaatattaaaaactaaaaaaaaataatctataaTGTCTCACTATtcaaatatcataaaatattTCACTTATTCAaatcacattaaaaaaaaaaaaaaactaatatgaattttaaattttaaaaaaattcaagatattttcacacttaatatttttcaaatatttaacccaaaaagataaataaataaagaacaaaaaaataaaaaaatcttaatatgcCATAGAATAGAAAGATCAggtatatatatcaaaactaaCAGCTCGGTTCATATAACGACTTCTATAGAgacaagtataaaaaaataaataaataaaaggaaaatcattaatttgcttcttcttcttcctattGTTTtcgaagagaaaaagaaaaggttatCTAATTTGTATAACTTGTATTGGTATTACAAATATACAATACTTTAAATTGTATTGtttctacaaaaatacattaccctttttttttttgaagaaatacATTACCTAAAACAGAAATACATTAcctaaaacaaaaactaaatataacaaTACCTTAAATTgtgttttcatatttatttagtCTGAGTTCACATTTATTGATTCACTACATcttttgttttataattaattaattgttaatcaattttttttttatgtatctctataatttttgtttcttttattaatGTGAAACTTTAGCCTTAATTAGTTCCCTTCTAGCCCAATAAAATTAAGCCAAATCTACTTCTCACTTCCCtttcattatattttaattgatgTTTCTTTACGTGATCCTTTATATATTCTCTATatatttttctagatatttagtcattgttattattaatgatttaaaattgaattattgatcttagatattaattgataatcagcattattataattaataagatATTGATTACATTTTATGACTCTTTTTATTGATTACGTAGTCatcactatattttttttattttgtctatctattgttttatttgaaaacaggtGAATAAATGGCTACAATATACACAACAATAATTAAGGACATCACTCCAACTACAGAAAGTTGGAAGATTGAAATGAGAGTGTTAGAAAAATCTGGAAAGCGGACAAGCAAGAGTTCACCACTCAAATATCAAAAGCTTATGTTAGCAGataaaaaggtatacaattagtttatttaccgttgaaattgtcaatactctactaataaatgctatattttccGAATTCCGACTATAAACACGctgcaacaaattattatttcataaatatatttttttccttaaaaatgaaCACAGGGTAATGATGTTGAAGCAGTAATATTTGGCACTGAAATTGATGCTAGAGAAAACACTTTGGAAGTGTTCCACACTTACTACATCAGCAACGCCTATGTAAAAAAAACAGTCCCACCTTTCTATAAAAAGCAAGACTACAAATATTCTTGGACAGTGAACTCAAGAACAGAAATCGAAGAAATCCAAACAGAAGACAACCAGGTATCAGCACCAAACTATGATTTCATTCCGTTTAGCAACCTGCATACACCTAAAGAATTCAGCAAACCAATAGGTATTTACAATTtgattttcataaatatatattcctcattgactaactatttaatatttcaatttattagatattttgGCTATTGCTCTTAAAATGAACCCACCAAAAGAAGTCAACACTCCCTATGAACTACATACAATTCAagagatatatttaattaatgaaagGTAAACTATACATTTAATCTACCACTATAAATACACCCTTGTGTTCATTTTTATTGCGATATATTAAATactatttaacaaaatttatgctaatacatttttttttctttacaaagTTGTAGCTTCAAACCAGTATGGTTGACGATGTGGGGGCACAAAGTCCACGATGAATGCTTACAAATAGCAGAAGTAATCGAAGACAGACCCATAATATTGGGATCAAAACTAATTGTTCAAACCAAGAGAGGTTATTGCATTAATTAAACTACTGatattaaaaagcaaaaattcaaaaattcaactaacacatacattttgatttaggGCTGTCTCTATCGTCACGCGACACGAGTACCTTCAAAATCAATCCTCAACTCCCAGAGGCAGAAGCACTGAAGGAATGGTAATACTCATAAAATCAAATACACATACTATTATAGCTACACATTTTacaaaagaaattaaatttttgtatactatattaatttataataatacttACTCTATTTTAAGGGCGGAGAGTAACGAAACAGAAATTAAAAACGCAATAGCAAACTGCTTGACATATGAATCTTCTccaaaaatttttgttttattacacGAAATAGTGACTAACATCCAATATCTTACtataatatttactttataaaactttcgtttcaatatcttactattattaacaccatatgatttggatgtagaaaaaatatttttgtattgaggcggcaataaaaataactgatactctccataatttttattacatgtcatgtgacgcatgctataaaaaaatagatttatacaattgcgatgaaaaaatcatatgtgacaagccaacatgcggccaagaaggatttcctacaccacggtatattacaaaaaatatatgatgttattgaaattaagttaaaataaaaaaaaatatactaacaatcttattacgcattttacagtgctatagcatatgttgaacttgatgacaatacaaagagcctatctgctgtcatgttcgcagatattgtggaaaa is a window from the Cannabis sativa cultivar Pink pepper isolate KNU-18-1 chromosome 1, ASM2916894v1, whole genome shotgun sequence genome containing:
- the LOC133035340 gene encoding uncharacterized protein LOC133035340, producing the protein MATIYTTIIKDITPTTESWKIEMRVLEKSGKRTSKSSPLKYQKLMLADKKGNDVEAVIFGTEIDARENTLEVFHTYYISNAYVKKTVPPFYKKQDYKYSWTVNSRTEIEEIQTEDNQVSAPNYDFIPFSNLHTPKEFSKPIDILAIALKMNPPKEVNTPYELHTIQEIYLINER